In the genome of Deinococcus deserti VCD115, one region contains:
- a CDS encoding S8 family peptidase, with translation MNRIPLSGLLTLSVLLAACGQAPNAQAPVQASPVAQAPVPVAAGPEFVEGEVLVQLRSGLSAQAITALSSLGVQSLETVAVTDGAPLLRTRITDAQSVEAKISRLQASGLVRFAEPNWIYQHQATSNDPYYTDGSLWGMYSAETNLSAPANQYGSQANKAWATNTGSSTVYIGVIDEGIDYRHDDLKLNIGVNPGETPGNGIDDDKNGYVDDVYGWDFANGNNTIYDGTRKEGTDKHGTHVAGTIGGVGGNGKGVAGVVWNVKMMSGKFLGSRGGTTANAIKAVDYFTDLKKRHNLNLVATSNSWGGGGFSQSLLDAINRGGDAGILFIAAAGNGGNDGVGDNNDTTANYPSNYECKATDGTLVWDCLIAVAAIDKEGALAKFSNYGMTTVDLGAPGVSVMSTLPNNTYGAYSGTSMATPHVTGGAALYAAAYSSAYGVKATAKQIKDAIMKAANATDTTSLTGKTVTGGRLNVSGFVPELVNP, from the coding sequence ATGAACCGTATCCCACTGTCTGGTCTGCTTACCCTTAGCGTCCTGCTGGCTGCCTGCGGACAGGCTCCCAATGCCCAGGCACCTGTTCAGGCTTCCCCCGTTGCCCAGGCCCCCGTACCAGTCGCTGCCGGACCGGAGTTCGTGGAAGGCGAAGTGCTGGTGCAGCTGCGCAGCGGCCTGAGTGCCCAGGCGATTACAGCCCTGAGTTCGCTTGGCGTGCAGAGCCTGGAGACCGTGGCGGTGACAGATGGTGCTCCACTGCTGCGCACCCGCATCACCGACGCTCAGAGCGTTGAAGCCAAGATCTCCCGGTTGCAAGCCAGCGGGCTGGTCCGCTTTGCGGAGCCAAACTGGATTTATCAGCACCAGGCGACCAGCAATGACCCGTACTACACCGATGGCTCTCTATGGGGCATGTACAGTGCCGAAACTAACCTCAGCGCGCCCGCCAACCAATACGGCAGTCAGGCGAACAAGGCGTGGGCGACCAACACTGGCAGCAGCACCGTGTACATCGGCGTAATCGATGAGGGCATCGACTACAGGCATGACGACCTCAAGTTGAACATCGGGGTCAATCCTGGTGAAACCCCTGGTAATGGCATAGACGACGACAAGAATGGCTATGTTGACGACGTCTATGGCTGGGACTTCGCTAACGGCAACAACACCATTTACGACGGTACCAGAAAGGAAGGTACCGATAAGCACGGCACGCACGTCGCGGGGACCATCGGTGGAGTCGGTGGCAACGGGAAAGGCGTTGCGGGCGTCGTCTGGAACGTCAAAATGATGAGCGGCAAATTCCTAGGTTCGCGCGGCGGCACCACCGCCAACGCCATCAAGGCGGTAGACTACTTCACCGACCTGAAGAAGCGGCACAACCTGAACCTCGTGGCAACCAGCAACTCCTGGGGCGGTGGCGGCTTTTCGCAGAGTCTGCTCGATGCCATCAACCGCGGCGGTGACGCGGGCATCCTGTTCATCGCTGCGGCGGGCAATGGTGGTAACGACGGCGTGGGCGACAACAACGACACTACTGCCAACTATCCCAGCAACTACGAGTGCAAAGCCACGGACGGTACGCTCGTCTGGGACTGCCTGATCGCCGTCGCAGCGATCGACAAAGAAGGTGCACTCGCCAAATTCTCTAACTACGGCATGACAACCGTCGACCTTGGTGCGCCGGGTGTGAGCGTCATGTCCACGCTGCCGAACAATACGTATGGAGCTTACAGCGGCACCAGCATGGCTACCCCGCACGTGACCGGTGGTGCAGCGCTGTACGCAGCCGCGTACAGTAGCGCCTATGGTGTTAAGGCCACGGCCAAGCAGATTAAGGACGCCATCATGAAAGCGGCTAACGCCACGGACACCACCAGCCTCACCGGCAAGACCGTTACTGGCGGTCGCCTGAACGTCAGCGGCTTCGTCCCCGAACTTGTCAACCCCTAG
- a CDS encoding MBL fold metallo-hydrolase, translated as MAAFFQHGDVRVWSVSTGPLQENAVLVAGTQNQGFLIDPGDDAARLLEVVRDAGVTVQGILLTHAHFDHIGAVQPLREALGVPVWLHPSDRALYDLGAASAARWNLPFVQPAAPDHDIKHDQEFQAGDLTLTARELPGHAPGHVVFVGSGFVVAGDTLFMGGIGRTDLPGGNHPQLIAGIAAELLTLPDDTVVYPGHGPRTTIRRERQTNPFLT; from the coding sequence ATGGCTGCCTTTTTTCAACATGGTGACGTGCGTGTCTGGTCGGTGTCTACGGGTCCACTCCAGGAAAATGCCGTGCTGGTGGCCGGCACGCAGAATCAGGGTTTCCTGATTGACCCGGGCGATGACGCCGCCCGGCTGCTGGAGGTAGTACGTGACGCTGGCGTCACCGTGCAGGGTATTCTACTGACGCACGCACACTTTGATCACATCGGCGCGGTACAGCCGCTGCGCGAGGCGCTCGGGGTACCGGTCTGGCTGCACCCGTCGGACCGGGCACTGTACGACCTGGGCGCCGCCAGCGCCGCCCGCTGGAACCTGCCATTTGTGCAGCCAGCCGCGCCAGACCACGATATCAAGCACGATCAGGAGTTTCAGGCTGGGGACCTGACCCTGACGGCACGCGAACTGCCGGGGCACGCGCCAGGACACGTGGTCTTCGTGGGCAGTGGGTTCGTGGTGGCCGGCGACACCCTGTTCATGGGCGGTATAGGGCGCACTGATCTGCCTGGAGGCAATCACCCCCAGCTGATTGCCGGAATTGCCGCCGAACTGCTGACCCTGCCGGACGACACGGTGGTATATCCGGGGCACGGGCCCCGCACGACCATCCGGCGGGAACGGCAGACGAATCCGTTTTTGACGTAA
- a CDS encoding DNA polymerase III subunit delta' translates to MSTAADALRSAVTLHGPLLEQTGVFGGNALLLTGPARVGKLALAQAVAAQHNCTGTRGMYGEACGQCPSCRALAAGAHPDLLLIEPRATTTTGKVARRKLIPIGAVLEARDKGGEYDVHVFEFLEVRPTHRRRVVIVNGAEYLGQEAANALLKLIEEPPHGALFVFLAEDLRSVLPTIVSRSARLNVTPATDRAMEFALSAQGRPADEVLVAFAAGRAGVLENHETVHAALAGAAEFTEALGVGLLTALEAAERLEKHWDPAWHPEALRFTWRTLPPHQRARADTALEALQAALESYASPSLSFQVFALNLRDALGHA, encoded by the coding sequence GTGAGTACGGCTGCTGATGCCCTGCGCAGCGCTGTGACCCTGCATGGGCCTTTGCTGGAACAGACAGGCGTCTTTGGCGGTAACGCCCTGCTCCTGACTGGCCCGGCGCGGGTCGGCAAGCTGGCCCTGGCGCAAGCGGTGGCTGCGCAGCACAACTGCACGGGCACCCGAGGCATGTACGGCGAGGCGTGCGGCCAGTGCCCCTCGTGCCGCGCGCTGGCCGCAGGAGCGCATCCGGATCTTCTGCTGATCGAACCGCGGGCCACGACCACCACCGGCAAGGTCGCGCGGCGCAAGCTGATTCCCATCGGTGCAGTGCTGGAAGCCCGTGACAAGGGCGGCGAGTATGACGTGCACGTCTTCGAGTTTCTGGAAGTGCGGCCTACACACCGCCGGCGCGTGGTGATCGTGAACGGCGCCGAGTACCTTGGCCAGGAGGCTGCCAATGCCCTGCTGAAACTGATCGAGGAGCCGCCCCACGGGGCGCTGTTCGTGTTCCTGGCTGAGGATCTGCGCTCGGTGCTGCCTACCATCGTGAGCCGGAGTGCCCGGCTGAATGTCACGCCAGCCACCGACCGGGCCATGGAGTTCGCACTGAGCGCCCAGGGCCGCCCTGCGGACGAGGTTCTGGTGGCCTTTGCTGCTGGCCGCGCCGGGGTACTGGAAAATCATGAAACGGTGCACGCCGCACTGGCCGGCGCCGCCGAGTTCACAGAGGCGCTGGGGGTGGGACTGCTGACCGCCCTGGAAGCGGCAGAGCGCCTCGAAAAGCACTGGGACCCGGCGTGGCATCCGGAAGCGCTGCGCTTTACCTGGCGCACCCTGCCACCCCACCAGCGGGCCCGCGCCGACACTGCCCTGGAGGCCCTGCAGGCTGCCCTGGAGTCTTACGCCAGTCCCAGTCTGAGCTTCCAGGTATTTGCCCTGAACCTCCGGGACGCCCTGGGCCACGCCTGA
- a CDS encoding metallophosphoesterase family protein has protein sequence MPGVRLLLLSDTHANLPALQAVLQDAASRGYDQVVHLGDALGYGPFPVEVLESLRELEAICLLGNHEQMLLEYASGKRQPRESVVSQALTWQLSQLSADHLRWVGSWKDGIDDPDVGARYRHGTPVSLDDYADSVTAAREVFQNWQGRLGFVGHTHVPAVYATLNAPVGEWVKAQAFPDGGSYMVAPSTRVILNPGSVGQPRDGNPQASYAVFDTARAHFQVFRVTYDLQRTQEAVLAAGLPPVLAARLSVGK, from the coding sequence ATGCCCGGCGTGCGGCTGCTGCTGCTTTCCGACACTCATGCCAACCTGCCAGCCCTACAGGCCGTCCTTCAGGACGCCGCGTCGCGGGGCTATGACCAGGTGGTGCACCTGGGCGACGCCCTGGGCTACGGCCCGTTTCCGGTGGAAGTCCTGGAATCACTGCGTGAACTTGAAGCCATCTGTCTGCTGGGCAACCATGAGCAGATGCTGCTGGAGTACGCATCCGGCAAACGCCAGCCGCGTGAGAGTGTGGTGTCGCAGGCGCTAACCTGGCAGCTGTCGCAGCTGAGCGCCGACCACCTGAGGTGGGTGGGAAGCTGGAAGGACGGGATCGATGACCCGGATGTCGGTGCGCGTTACCGCCACGGCACCCCGGTCAGCCTGGACGATTACGCCGACTCGGTCACGGCAGCGCGTGAAGTGTTCCAGAACTGGCAGGGCCGACTGGGCTTCGTGGGCCATACCCATGTCCCGGCGGTCTACGCCACGCTGAACGCCCCGGTGGGTGAATGGGTCAAGGCGCAGGCTTTTCCGGACGGCGGCAGTTACATGGTCGCGCCCAGCACCCGCGTGATTCTTAACCCCGGCAGTGTGGGCCAGCCGCGTGACGGCAACCCGCAGGCCAGCTACGCCGTGTTCGATACTGCCCGCGCGCATTTTCAGGTCTTCCGGGTGACCTATGACCTGCAGCGCACCCAGGAGGCAGTGCTGGCCGCCGGGCTGCCGCCCGTGCTGGCGGCGCGCCTGAGCGTCGGCAAGTGA
- a CDS encoding S66 family peptidase, translating to MTLPFVRPPRLNPGSRVAALSLSSGFVTEVMARYQAGAQQVAQEFGWEIVPAPNALRGPDYLDAHPEARADDLHWALQNAEIHGMVSIIGGDDSVRLLPYLNLDLIRAHPKVFLGYSDSTVTLLQFLRAGVMAYHGPSLLTDLAENGGMHPFTVQGVRRALVDELQPFMLSPAPEWTEARGDWTAEGQHTRRPFAPGDGWRWLQGEAPAQGHLIGGCLEVLDMLNGTPGWPTPELWSGAVLALETSEDVPSPSQVGYWLRNYAAQGILTRAAGLLLARPRGYTPEMTAQLHRWVQRVLREAGREDMPVVAGVDFGHTSPQLTLPLGAQVQLDPRASRITVWP from the coding sequence ATGACGCTTCCTTTTGTCCGTCCGCCCCGCCTGAACCCCGGATCGCGCGTGGCAGCACTGAGCCTGTCGAGTGGTTTCGTGACGGAAGTGATGGCCCGTTATCAGGCGGGGGCCCAGCAGGTGGCGCAGGAGTTTGGCTGGGAAATAGTGCCGGCCCCCAACGCCCTGCGCGGTCCCGACTACCTGGATGCCCACCCGGAGGCCCGGGCCGACGACCTGCACTGGGCCCTGCAAAACGCCGAGATCCACGGCATGGTCAGCATCATCGGCGGGGATGACAGCGTGCGCCTGCTGCCTTACCTGAACCTGGACCTCATCCGCGCCCACCCGAAAGTCTTTCTGGGGTACAGCGACAGCACGGTGACCCTGCTGCAGTTCCTGCGCGCAGGCGTGATGGCCTACCACGGCCCATCACTGCTGACCGATCTGGCGGAAAACGGCGGCATGCACCCATTCACGGTGCAGGGAGTACGCCGGGCTTTGGTGGACGAACTGCAGCCTTTTATGCTGTCTCCGGCCCCGGAATGGACCGAAGCTCGTGGCGACTGGACAGCAGAGGGCCAGCACACCCGCCGGCCATTTGCTCCAGGTGACGGCTGGAGGTGGCTGCAGGGCGAGGCTCCAGCACAGGGCCACCTGATCGGTGGGTGCCTGGAGGTGCTGGACATGCTGAACGGCACACCCGGCTGGCCCACCCCCGAGCTGTGGAGCGGCGCAGTCCTGGCACTGGAAACCAGCGAGGATGTGCCGTCACCGTCCCAGGTGGGGTACTGGCTGCGCAACTACGCTGCCCAGGGCATCCTGACGCGGGCCGCTGGCCTGCTGCTGGCCCGTCCTCGCGGCTACACGCCCGAGATGACAGCGCAGCTGCACCGCTGGGTGCAGCGGGTGCTGCGCGAGGCGGGCCGCGAGGACATGCCGGTGGTCGCAGGGGTGGATTTCGGGCATACGAGCCCGCAACTCACCCTGCCGCTGGGAGCACAGGTGCAGCTGGATCCGCGCGCCAGCAGGATTACAGTGTGGCCCTGA
- a CDS encoding SDR family NAD(P)-dependent oxidoreductase: MTLTLAARALQRAHARGALRDRVVVITGASSGIGRAVALESAARGARVVLAARNVEALERVAQEARELGGEVLVMPADVRERPQVERLVEAAVNHFGQIDVMFNNAGQWFIDSVEHSDEGRTRDLIDLNMMGVLYGVQAAVPVMRRQGFGHIINTSSVEGRISFPFTGVYAGTKAFIEGMTQSLRQELMHVEKTGIKVSVLLPVTTRTAIFDNVANIKAGGFGAHMNEPVQEAAYVARGVVDAMEVYRPVILPFTPIKSLILFYDLFPDWANRLLTLVRVDEPASVLSHAQRGSHPEKSPHTPVVRSGEAGS, translated from the coding sequence ATGACGCTGACCCTGGCGGCGCGTGCGCTCCAGCGGGCTCACGCACGCGGCGCCCTGAGAGACAGGGTAGTGGTGATCACCGGGGCGTCGAGTGGCATAGGGAGGGCGGTCGCTCTCGAGTCCGCGGCCCGGGGCGCCAGGGTCGTCCTTGCAGCGCGGAACGTGGAGGCTCTTGAGCGGGTGGCGCAGGAGGCGCGGGAGCTTGGCGGCGAGGTGCTGGTGATGCCCGCTGACGTTCGTGAGCGGCCGCAGGTCGAGCGTCTTGTTGAAGCGGCCGTGAACCACTTCGGACAGATCGACGTGATGTTCAACAATGCCGGGCAGTGGTTCATCGATTCTGTCGAGCACAGCGATGAAGGCCGAACCCGTGACCTGATCGACCTCAACATGATGGGCGTCCTGTACGGGGTGCAGGCCGCCGTGCCTGTCATGCGCCGCCAGGGCTTCGGGCACATCATCAACACCTCCTCGGTAGAGGGGCGCATCAGCTTTCCCTTCACGGGCGTGTACGCCGGGACGAAAGCCTTTATTGAAGGCATGACGCAGTCTCTGCGTCAGGAACTGATGCACGTCGAGAAAACCGGGATCAAGGTCAGTGTGCTGCTGCCAGTGACGACCCGGACGGCAATTTTCGATAATGTCGCGAACATCAAAGCAGGCGGCTTCGGTGCGCATATGAACGAGCCCGTACAGGAGGCTGCGTACGTCGCTCGTGGCGTCGTGGACGCGATGGAGGTCTACCGGCCCGTCATTCTGCCGTTCACGCCGATCAAGAGCCTGATCCTGTTCTATGACCTGTTCCCGGACTGGGCCAACCGTCTGCTGACCCTGGTGCGTGTCGACGAGCCCGCATCTGTGCTCAGCCACGCGCAGCGCGGAAGCCACCCGGAAAAGTCCCCGCATACGCCGGTGGTCAGGTCTGGCGAAGCAGGGAGCTAA
- a CDS encoding type III polyketide synthase yields the protein MAVYLHALQTALPETAYPQSMIRDLIRAQPELDRLAQRLTTSIFNASGIDQRYSVVKDFLGTDDEGPGLFYDHTTGQMRTPSTGVRNDFYTVEATRLFVQAARQALAATPGLSAADVTHVVTVSCTGFFAPGPDYAIVRALGLAPHVQRFHVGFMGCYAAFPALKMARAFCEADPEAVVLVVCAELCTIHMHSARDPDTLIANSVFADGAAAALVTARPPAPGTPVLRMDHFETTLTPVGVGEADMAWTIGDQGYDMVLSTYVPAIIESHIQDALAPLLAHDPALAGGPYSAVDRWAIHPGGRSILDKVQTTLELSDLQLRPSREVLRQYGNMSSVTVLFILADLLASASDQERIGALAFGPGLTVESGLLTKLSGLD from the coding sequence ATGGCCGTTTACCTCCACGCTCTGCAAACAGCACTCCCGGAAACGGCCTACCCGCAGTCCATGATCCGCGACCTGATCCGGGCGCAACCTGAACTCGACCGCCTTGCTCAGCGCCTCACGACCAGCATTTTCAACGCCTCGGGGATCGACCAGCGTTACAGCGTGGTCAAGGACTTCCTGGGGACAGACGATGAAGGACCGGGCCTGTTTTACGACCACACTACGGGTCAGATGCGGACGCCCAGTACCGGGGTTCGCAACGACTTCTACACCGTGGAGGCGACCAGGCTTTTCGTGCAGGCAGCCCGGCAGGCCCTGGCTGCCACGCCGGGCCTGAGTGCTGCGGATGTCACCCATGTCGTGACCGTGTCATGCACAGGATTTTTTGCCCCCGGCCCCGACTACGCCATTGTCCGTGCACTCGGCCTTGCGCCGCACGTGCAGCGCTTCCATGTCGGATTTATGGGCTGTTACGCGGCCTTCCCTGCCCTGAAGATGGCCAGGGCCTTCTGTGAGGCCGACCCGGAAGCTGTGGTCCTGGTGGTGTGCGCGGAGCTGTGCACTATTCATATGCACTCGGCCAGGGACCCGGACACGCTGATCGCCAATTCCGTGTTCGCCGACGGCGCCGCCGCTGCCCTGGTCACGGCCCGGCCACCCGCCCCGGGAACTCCGGTGCTGCGCATGGATCACTTCGAAACCACCCTGACCCCGGTGGGTGTCGGCGAGGCCGATATGGCCTGGACCATCGGCGACCAGGGCTATGACATGGTGCTGAGTACCTACGTTCCGGCCATCATCGAGTCGCACATTCAGGACGCCCTGGCGCCGCTGCTGGCCCATGATCCGGCCCTGGCGGGCGGCCCATACAGTGCGGTAGATCGCTGGGCGATCCATCCCGGTGGACGCAGCATCCTGGACAAGGTGCAGACCACGCTGGAGCTGAGCGACCTGCAACTGCGGCCGTCCCGGGAGGTGCTGCGTCAGTACGGCAACATGAGCAGCGTGACGGTGCTGTTTATCCTGGCGGATCTGCTGGCCAGCGCCTCGGACCAGGAGCGGATCGGTGCCCTGGCCTTCGGCCCGGGCCTGACTGTGGAATCGGGCCTGCTGACCAAGTTGTCCGGGCTGGATTGA
- a CDS encoding class I SAM-dependent methyltransferase, whose amino-acid sequence MKLDLSRRAAWLRERMDEPDCDPQKLRRTYAQFGVINALVSGWRRIYIRDLRPGLSPVVPRTLLDIGCGGGDVPFRLAHWARQDGLKLDITAIDADERAVAYASARPAHPQVRFRQALSSDLVREDRHFDFITSNHLLHHLTAEELTILLQDSEQLCRELVIHNDIERSALAYAAFRTGTAWVFPGSFIHEDGLLSIRRSYAQAELAALAPPGWVARRQFPFRNLLTYRPHA is encoded by the coding sequence ATGAAGCTGGATTTATCCCGGCGGGCAGCCTGGCTGCGCGAACGTATGGACGAGCCGGACTGTGACCCGCAGAAACTGCGGCGCACATACGCCCAGTTCGGCGTCATCAACGCGCTGGTGTCCGGGTGGCGAAGAATCTACATCCGGGACCTGCGGCCTGGGCTTTCGCCCGTGGTCCCGCGCACCCTGCTGGACATCGGGTGCGGCGGTGGGGACGTGCCCTTCCGGCTGGCCCACTGGGCCCGGCAGGATGGCCTGAAGCTTGACATCACCGCCATAGACGCCGATGAACGCGCCGTCGCCTACGCTTCAGCGCGGCCTGCCCATCCGCAGGTGCGCTTCCGTCAGGCCCTCAGCAGCGACCTCGTGCGGGAGGACCGGCACTTTGACTTCATCACGTCCAATCATCTGCTGCACCACCTGACGGCCGAGGAGCTGACCATCCTGCTGCAGGACAGCGAGCAGCTGTGCCGTGAGCTGGTGATCCATAACGACATTGAACGCAGCGCCCTGGCCTACGCGGCGTTCAGGACCGGAACCGCGTGGGTTTTCCCAGGATCGTTCATCCATGAGGACGGGCTGCTGTCGATCCGCCGCAGCTATGCACAGGCGGAACTGGCCGCGCTGGCCCCTCCGGGCTGGGTGGCCCGGCGGCAGTTTCCCTTCCGCAACCTGCTGACCTACCGCCCCCATGCTTGA
- a CDS encoding FAD-dependent oxidoreductase, with protein MLDVLIVGGGPVGLYLGCLLAARGMNFQVLERRLAPGSHSRAIGIHPPSLEAFARLNLSQPLLDAGVRMTGGIVRSQRGLLGELSFQGASSAFPFILSLPQQQTEQILEGRLSALAPGALHRGVEVQAFRDEGSHVSVTARTEGQTRTLQARFLVGADGRRSLVRHLAGITYPGGTYPDKYLMGDFPDTTAFRQAAVLYLAEAGVVESFPLPAGLRRWVVRTDTLLHGEAPAELTTLVRQRTGLYLPAGECHMLSAFEVRHHAARNMVRGRVLLIGDAAHEVSPIGGQGMNLGWLDADALAPLLQEAAQDSLAAGRMGIYERKRQRAARLATRQAELNMLFGRPGRGFARQAREQLLRGLLASPAQPALARAFTMRWL; from the coding sequence ATGCTTGACGTGCTGATCGTGGGTGGAGGGCCTGTCGGCCTGTACCTGGGCTGCCTGCTGGCTGCGCGCGGCATGAATTTTCAGGTGCTCGAACGCCGCCTCGCACCTGGGTCTCATTCACGCGCCATTGGCATTCATCCACCATCCCTGGAAGCCTTCGCCCGGCTGAACCTGAGTCAACCACTGCTGGACGCCGGAGTCCGCATGACCGGTGGGATCGTCCGCAGCCAGCGCGGCCTGCTGGGAGAACTCAGCTTTCAGGGAGCCTCGTCTGCCTTTCCGTTTATTCTCTCGCTTCCCCAGCAGCAGACCGAGCAGATTCTCGAGGGGCGGCTCTCAGCGCTGGCCCCGGGTGCCCTGCACCGGGGTGTAGAGGTGCAGGCATTTCGTGATGAGGGCTCGCATGTCAGCGTGACCGCCCGGACCGAGGGGCAGACCAGAACCCTTCAGGCCCGCTTTCTGGTGGGGGCAGACGGGCGCCGCAGTCTGGTGCGGCACCTGGCCGGCATCACCTATCCAGGCGGGACCTATCCGGACAAGTACCTGATGGGAGACTTCCCGGACACCACAGCCTTCCGGCAGGCAGCTGTTCTTTATCTGGCTGAAGCCGGGGTGGTGGAGTCCTTTCCCCTGCCTGCCGGGCTCAGGCGCTGGGTGGTCCGCACAGATACGCTGCTTCACGGGGAAGCACCGGCCGAGCTGACCACGCTGGTCCGGCAACGGACGGGGCTGTACCTGCCCGCAGGGGAATGTCACATGCTCAGCGCCTTTGAGGTGCGTCACCATGCTGCCCGGAACATGGTAAGGGGCCGGGTACTGCTGATTGGCGACGCCGCCCATGAGGTCAGCCCCATCGGTGGGCAGGGCATGAACCTGGGCTGGCTGGATGCCGACGCCCTCGCGCCACTGCTTCAGGAGGCCGCTCAGGATTCTCTGGCCGCTGGACGCATGGGAATTTATGAACGGAAGCGCCAACGCGCGGCACGCCTCGCCACCCGGCAGGCTGAGCTGAACATGTTGTTCGGCCGGCCCGGACGTGGGTTTGCCCGTCAGGCACGCGAGCAGCTGCTGAGGGGTCTGCTGGCTTCCCCGGCACAGCCGGCGCTTGCCCGCGCTTTTACCATGCGCTGGCTGTAA
- a CDS encoding GNAT family N-acetyltransferase, translated as MPDDRLSDSLLQVRLLDTADAAVYREVRLSALRSDPLAFLTTADEFAARSLDSVADRLTPSDTATSFGAFLDGHLVGLLTLAREKPAIFAHRVNVFGVSVLSSARGRGCGDALMRAALTQAMTWAGVTSLHLAVMDTQHAARRLYERHGFTVWGTQPDAVRRDGQVLSEHWMWRALQP; from the coding sequence ATGCCTGACGACCGGCTGAGTGACAGCCTGCTCCAGGTGAGGCTCCTGGACACTGCGGACGCTGCGGTCTACCGTGAAGTCCGTCTGTCCGCCCTGCGCAGCGACCCGCTGGCCTTCCTGACCACCGCAGACGAGTTTGCGGCCCGTTCGCTGGACAGCGTGGCCGACCGCCTGACCCCCTCGGACACAGCTACCAGCTTCGGGGCGTTTCTGGACGGCCACTTGGTGGGCCTCCTGACCCTGGCGCGCGAAAAGCCGGCCATCTTTGCCCACCGGGTCAATGTGTTCGGGGTATCAGTGCTGTCCAGTGCCCGCGGGCGGGGGTGTGGGGACGCGCTGATGCGGGCGGCGCTGACCCAAGCAATGACCTGGGCGGGCGTGACCAGTCTCCATCTGGCCGTTATGGACACCCAGCACGCCGCTCGGCGCCTGTACGAGCGCCATGGTTTTACCGTGTGGGGCACACAGCCTGACGCCGTGCGCCGGGACGGTCAGGTTCTGAGCGAGCATTGGATGTGGCGGGCGCTGCAGCCTTAA
- a CDS encoding carbon-nitrogen hydrolase family protein, protein MTVLRVAAGAYPIDFLDGWAAFEAKLDRWVADAARQGARLLVFPEYAALELISLLPAELHHDIHGMRPALQALLPEFLAVHARLARQYDVAIVAGSVPVDAGDGTFVNRAYVFGPDGGYSHQDKLLMTRFEDEEWGIAPGRGVRVFELPLVDGERVKFGVAICYDSEFPGLARALAEGGAEVLIVPSFTGARAGYTRVRVGSMARALENQLYAVHAPLIADAPWTYAVEDAVGQTGVYAPADNGLPDDGVVAQGEWNAPGWLVTDLDLRLTREVRRDGHVLNWRDRHAAQNRPTPAEHVPLGSAVHA, encoded by the coding sequence ATGACGGTCTTACGTGTCGCGGCGGGTGCCTATCCCATCGACTTTCTGGACGGCTGGGCCGCGTTCGAGGCCAAGCTTGACCGCTGGGTTGCAGACGCAGCCCGGCAGGGCGCCCGTCTGCTGGTGTTTCCTGAATACGCCGCGCTGGAACTGATCAGCCTGCTGCCGGCCGAACTGCACCACGACATCCACGGAATGCGCCCTGCACTGCAGGCTCTGCTGCCGGAATTTCTGGCCGTGCACGCGCGGCTTGCCCGGCAGTATGACGTGGCCATCGTGGCCGGAAGCGTGCCGGTGGACGCCGGGGACGGCACGTTCGTCAACCGCGCCTATGTGTTTGGGCCGGACGGCGGGTACAGCCATCAGGACAAGCTGCTGATGACGCGCTTCGAGGACGAGGAATGGGGCATCGCGCCGGGCAGAGGCGTGCGGGTCTTCGAGCTTCCTCTGGTGGATGGGGAGCGTGTGAAGTTCGGGGTTGCCATCTGCTACGACAGCGAGTTCCCCGGACTGGCCCGCGCCCTGGCCGAAGGGGGCGCAGAAGTATTGATCGTGCCCTCGTTTACCGGAGCCCGTGCCGGCTACACCCGCGTGCGGGTGGGCAGCATGGCCCGCGCCCTGGAAAACCAGCTGTATGCGGTGCATGCTCCCCTGATTGCTGACGCGCCCTGGACCTACGCCGTGGAGGACGCGGTGGGGCAGACCGGCGTCTACGCCCCCGCTGACAACGGTCTGCCGGACGACGGCGTGGTGGCGCAGGGGGAGTGGAACGCACCTGGATGGCTGGTGACCGACCTGGATCTGCGCCTGACCCGGGAGGTCCGGCGTGACGGCCACGTTCTGAACTGGCGCGACCGCCACGCTGCCCAGAACCGGCCCACCCCAGCCGAGCATGTGCCGCTGGGATCTGCGGTCCATGCCTGA